A region of Paenibacillus sp. JNUCC-31 DNA encodes the following proteins:
- the purQ gene encoding phosphoribosylformylglycinamidine synthase subunit PurQ produces the protein MKFAVLVFPGSNCDIDCYKAVEDAIGQEVDYVWHTATDLSAYDCILVPGGFSYGDYLRCGAISRFAPVMNEVAKAAEQGKYILGICNGFQILTEAGLLPGALIRNTSLKFRCHDTVLKVANADTPFTRDYAPGEEIIIPIAHGEGNYYCDEETLASLQANNQIVFTYGSNPNGSLGDIAGICNEGGNVVGMMPHPERAVDSLLGSEDGKRMFTSILKAWRDRHDAAAIR, from the coding sequence ATGAAATTTGCAGTTCTTGTGTTCCCTGGCTCCAACTGCGACATCGACTGTTATAAAGCGGTAGAAGATGCAATTGGACAAGAGGTTGATTATGTATGGCACACGGCTACAGATCTTTCGGCTTATGATTGTATTCTGGTTCCGGGTGGTTTCTCGTATGGTGACTATCTGCGCTGCGGAGCGATTTCCCGCTTTGCACCGGTAATGAACGAGGTAGCCAAAGCTGCTGAACAAGGCAAATATATTTTGGGCATTTGCAACGGATTCCAGATCCTAACTGAAGCGGGATTGCTTCCAGGTGCATTGATCCGCAACACCTCCTTAAAATTCCGTTGTCACGATACGGTATTGAAAGTGGCAAATGCAGATACGCCATTTACGCGTGACTACGCACCTGGGGAAGAAATTATCATCCCGATTGCTCACGGTGAAGGCAACTATTATTGCGACGAGGAGACCCTTGCGAGTTTGCAAGCGAACAACCAGATCGTATTTACGTATGGCAGCAACCCGAATGGTTCCCTGGGCGATATCGCGGGGATTTGCAATGAGGGTGGTAACGTGGTCGGCATGATGCCACATCCAGAGCGCGCGGTGGACTCACTGCTCGGTTCGGAAGACGGCAAACGTATGTTTACATCTATTTTGAAAGCATGGAGGGATCGGCATGACGCAGCAGCTATCCGCTAA
- the purL gene encoding phosphoribosylformylglycinamidine synthase subunit PurL, translating to MTQQLSAKEPTAEQVAEHKLYAQMGVSDSEYELICEFMGRKPNYTEIGVFSVMWSEHCAYKNSKPLLRRFPTSGPRVLMGPGEGAGIVDIGDNQAVVFKIESHNHPSAVEPYQGAATGVGGIIRDIFSMGARPVALLNSLRFGKLESDRVKYLFEHVVAGIAGYGNCIGIPTVAGEVMFDESYEGNPLVNAMCVGLIDHDKIQRGVAKGVGNPVYYVGPPTGRDGIHGATFASVELTEESESQRTAVQVGDPFMEKLVMESCLELIDTGIVLGIQDMGAAGLTCSSAEMASKAGNGLELYLDQVPQREEGMTPYEMMLSESQERMLFVVEPKDEAQAMEIFERWGVICAKVGKVTDDGRLKLIHHGEVVGDMPVTALVDECPVYDKPSSVPAYYEQSASIDTLRYDEVSDLGGALKQVLASPTVASKKWVYDQYDYMVRTSTAVRPGSDAAVVTIRGTRKGLAMTTDCNGRYVYLDPEVGGRIAVSEAARNIVCSGAEPLAITDNLNFGNPEKPDIFWQMEKAVDGMAEACRVLDTPVIGGNVSLYNENAKGSIYPTPVVGMVGLVHDTDHITTQAFKSEGDVIILLGETKAELGGSELQYAVHGQTEGRPPELNLQTEKALLSTVLEAIQSGLVRSAHDLSEGGLAVALAESCISGNVGAQVNVETALRADHALFSESQSRILLSASPEQAGKLEAFVRERGVPVAVIGRVEGSNLTIELNGTSAVNEPVGGLTQVWEDAIPCLMN from the coding sequence ATGACGCAGCAGCTATCCGCTAAGGAACCGACAGCAGAACAGGTCGCAGAACATAAACTTTACGCACAAATGGGCGTATCTGACAGCGAGTATGAGCTGATCTGTGAGTTCATGGGGCGCAAGCCGAACTATACGGAAATCGGTGTATTCAGTGTCATGTGGTCCGAGCATTGCGCGTACAAAAACTCCAAGCCGTTACTGCGCCGTTTCCCTACGAGTGGGCCGCGTGTCCTGATGGGACCGGGTGAAGGTGCCGGTATCGTAGATATCGGTGACAATCAGGCGGTTGTTTTCAAAATTGAAAGCCATAACCACCCTTCCGCGGTTGAGCCTTACCAAGGTGCGGCAACAGGTGTAGGCGGCATTATCCGTGATATTTTCTCCATGGGCGCAAGACCCGTGGCGTTGCTGAATTCCCTGCGTTTTGGCAAGCTGGAGAGCGATCGCGTTAAATATTTGTTCGAGCATGTTGTAGCAGGTATTGCCGGGTACGGGAACTGTATCGGTATTCCTACCGTTGCAGGTGAAGTGATGTTTGATGAGAGCTACGAAGGCAATCCGCTGGTTAACGCCATGTGTGTGGGTCTGATTGATCATGACAAGATCCAGCGCGGCGTAGCAAAAGGTGTGGGCAACCCTGTGTATTATGTCGGACCGCCAACAGGCCGGGATGGTATTCATGGCGCTACCTTTGCATCGGTTGAACTGACGGAAGAATCGGAGTCCCAACGGACAGCGGTTCAGGTCGGTGATCCGTTTATGGAGAAACTGGTGATGGAATCTTGTCTGGAATTGATCGATACGGGAATCGTGCTCGGAATTCAGGATATGGGTGCAGCGGGTCTGACATGTTCGAGTGCAGAGATGGCAAGTAAAGCGGGTAACGGTCTGGAATTGTATTTGGATCAGGTACCACAGCGAGAAGAAGGCATGACACCTTATGAAATGATGCTATCCGAGTCTCAGGAACGTATGCTGTTCGTTGTTGAGCCGAAGGATGAAGCGCAGGCGATGGAGATCTTTGAACGTTGGGGCGTTATCTGTGCCAAAGTCGGTAAAGTAACGGATGACGGTCGTCTGAAATTGATCCACCACGGCGAAGTGGTTGGAGACATGCCGGTAACAGCACTGGTTGACGAGTGCCCTGTGTATGACAAACCTTCTTCTGTACCTGCCTACTACGAGCAAAGTGCTTCCATCGACACGCTTCGTTACGACGAAGTGTCGGATCTCGGCGGAGCGCTGAAACAAGTGCTGGCTTCACCAACAGTAGCGAGTAAAAAATGGGTTTATGATCAATACGATTACATGGTGCGTACAAGTACTGCGGTTCGTCCAGGTTCGGATGCAGCGGTTGTAACGATTCGTGGAACACGTAAGGGTCTGGCAATGACAACAGACTGTAATGGACGATATGTGTATCTTGATCCAGAAGTAGGCGGACGGATTGCTGTCAGTGAAGCTGCCCGTAACATTGTATGTTCCGGTGCAGAGCCACTCGCGATTACGGACAACCTGAACTTCGGTAACCCGGAGAAGCCGGATATTTTCTGGCAGATGGAAAAAGCAGTAGACGGTATGGCAGAAGCTTGCCGCGTGCTGGATACGCCGGTTATCGGTGGTAACGTGAGTTTGTATAACGAAAACGCCAAAGGCTCCATCTATCCAACGCCAGTCGTCGGTATGGTAGGTCTCGTTCATGACACGGATCATATCACGACACAAGCATTCAAATCCGAAGGTGATGTCATCATCCTCCTCGGTGAAACCAAAGCCGAGCTGGGCGGCAGCGAGCTGCAATACGCCGTTCATGGTCAAACAGAAGGCCGTCCGCCAGAACTGAATTTGCAAACGGAAAAAGCATTGCTCAGCACCGTGCTGGAAGCCATCCAATCCGGTCTCGTTCGCTCTGCGCATGACTTGTCTGAAGGCGGTCTGGCTGTTGCATTAGCAGAGTCCTGCATCAGCGGTAACGTGGGTGCACAAGTGAATGTGGAGACGGCATTGCGTGCAGACCATGCATTGTTCAGTGAGAGCCAATCCCGTATTTTGTTGTCCGCTTCGCCGGAGCAAGCGGGCAAGCTCGAAGCATTTGTACGTGAGCGTGGTGTACCTGTAGCTGTAATTGGACGTGTAGAAGGAAGTAACCTGACGATTGAATTGAACGGAACATCAGCCGTGAACGAACCTGTAGGAGGTTTAACTCAGGTCTGGGAGGATGCGATTCCATGTCTCATGAACTGA